From Chloroflexota bacterium, the proteins below share one genomic window:
- the gcvPA gene encoding aminomethyl-transferring glycine dehydrogenase subunit GcvPA, whose translation MSYIPNTDADRKAMLATIGVKSVEELFDDIPASVRFPDLDLPGPLSEPETLRELGELAESNGHTGNSLCFLGAGAYNHFIPSVVNHTILRGEFLTAYTPYQPEVSQGTLQTIYEYQSMICALTGMEVANASHYDGATSLAEAVILAVNHFKLKRRKVLMCPRVHPQYRAVARTYTQGMGLNLTGDDEADLLAQDLLPQLDADTALFVVQYPNFFGGIEDLKPIAEAVHAAGALLCVVTNPIALGLLTPPGAFGADIVVGEGQPLGVPLSYGGPYLGFFATKKDYVRKMAGRLVGETTDANGKKGYVLTLATREQHIRRDKATSNICTNQGLMATAAAVYMSVMGKHGLRRVAEVCYHRAHHAAGRIAEIDGYTVIHDQPFFHEFVVKCPRPVSDINADLFNEHGIIGGYDLGQDYAHLDGHMLLCVTELNTPDDIEELVEALEHLA comes from the coding sequence ATGTCCTACATTCCCAACACCGACGCCGACCGCAAGGCCATGCTGGCGACTATCGGAGTCAAAAGCGTCGAAGAACTATTTGACGACATCCCGGCCAGTGTCCGCTTCCCCGACCTCGATCTGCCGGGGCCACTCTCCGAGCCAGAGACTCTTCGAGAACTGGGAGAGTTGGCCGAGTCCAACGGCCACACCGGCAACTCGCTTTGTTTCCTCGGAGCCGGGGCTTACAACCACTTTATCCCCTCGGTGGTCAACCATACGATTTTGCGCGGCGAGTTTCTAACAGCTTACACGCCCTACCAACCCGAAGTGTCACAGGGCACTCTGCAAACCATCTACGAATATCAATCCATGATTTGCGCCCTGACCGGCATGGAAGTGGCGAATGCCAGCCACTATGACGGCGCAACTTCGCTGGCCGAAGCCGTCATTCTGGCCGTCAACCACTTCAAGCTTAAGCGCCGGAAGGTGCTCATGTGCCCGCGTGTTCACCCGCAATACCGGGCTGTGGCGCGCACCTACACTCAGGGCATGGGCCTCAATCTCACTGGCGATGACGAGGCCGACCTGCTGGCCCAGGACCTCCTGCCTCAACTCGATGCGGACACAGCCCTGTTCGTGGTGCAATACCCCAACTTCTTCGGCGGCATCGAAGACCTTAAACCCATTGCCGAAGCCGTTCACGCCGCCGGGGCTTTGCTCTGCGTTGTGACCAATCCGATCGCCCTCGGCCTGCTCACGCCGCCCGGCGCGTTCGGGGCCGACATTGTGGTGGGCGAAGGCCAGCCGCTCGGCGTTCCGCTTTCTTACGGCGGGCCGTATCTCGGCTTCTTTGCCACCAAGAAGGATTATGTGCGCAAGATGGCGGGGCGGCTGGTGGGCGAGACCACGGACGCCAACGGCAAGAAGGGCTACGTGCTGACTCTTGCCACTCGTGAGCAACACATTCGCCGTGACAAGGCCACGTCCAACATCTGCACCAACCAGGGCTTGATGGCGACAGCGGCGGCAGTCTACATGTCGGTGATGGGCAAGCACGGCTTGCGCCGGGTGGCCGAAGTGTGTTACCACCGCGCCCACCACGCCGCCGGCCGCATTGCCGAGATTGACGGTTACACCGTCATCCATGACCAGCCCTTCTTCCACGAGTTTGTCGTCAAGTGTCCGCGCCCGGTGTCCGACATCAACGCCGACTTGTTCAATGAGCACGGCATCATCGGCGGCTACGACCTGGGGCAGGACTACGCCCATCTCGACGGCCACATGCTCCTGTGCGTCACCGAGTTGAACACGCCGGACGATATTGAAGAATTGGTGGAAGCGTTGGAGCATTTAGCCTGA
- the gcvH gene encoding glycine cleavage system protein GcvH, producing MNIPSDLKYTKNDEWVRVEGETGTAGISDYAQNQLSDIVFVELPSVGATLKQGESFASVESVKAASDVYLPIGGEITAVNEALSDSPELVNQDPYGKAWMVKFKVADMSELNGLMDATAYQAYCDERAH from the coding sequence ATGAACATTCCATCCGATCTGAAATATACCAAGAACGACGAGTGGGTGCGCGTCGAAGGGGAGACCGGCACGGCCGGCATTTCCGACTATGCCCAGAACCAGCTTTCCGACATCGTCTTCGTCGAACTGCCCTCTGTCGGGGCAACCCTCAAGCAGGGCGAGTCGTTTGCTTCGGTTGAATCGGTGAAGGCCGCCAGCGACGTTTACCTGCCCATCGGCGGCGAAATCACCGCCGTCAACGAAGCCCTGTCCGACTCGCCCGAACTCGTCAACCAAGACCCGTATGGCAAAGCCTGGATGGTGAAGTTCAAAGTGGCCGACATGAGCGAGCTAAATGGCCTGATGGACGCGACTGCCTACCAGGCTTATTGCGACGAGCGCGCACATTAA
- the gcvPB gene encoding aminomethyl-transferring glycine dehydrogenase subunit GcvPB: MKMTEPLIYELSSPGRVGIALPEPDVPLAELPAGLVRDADSLDLPEVSQLDVVRHFNHLSILNHSIDRGFYPLGSCTMKYNPRLNEDTARLPGFAFSHPLQDPGTAQGNLALMYQLQEWLKEIGGFVAVTLQPAAGAHGEFTGILMMRAYHLDRDDTARKKILIPNSAHGTNPASTTMSGLEVVELPSDDRGNIDLEALRNACGPDVVGLMITNPNTLGLFEEHIEQVVKLVHECGGLVYGDGANMNAIVGVARPGDLGFDVMHYNLHKTFSTPHGGGGPGSGPVGVSERLKDFLPAPLIGIVEEGDDDEPPLYGFVTPKKSIGRVKAFNGQFGMHVRAYTYIRVHGASGLRENSEAAVLNANYLLAKLKGAYKVAYDRVCMHEFVLEGHWADAPDVHALDISKRLMDFGIHPPTNYFPLIVKEALMIEPTETESKETLDQFAEAMLVIAREAHESPEVLKTAPHVTPVARLDEVRAAKELVLCCRPIPEWAE, encoded by the coding sequence ATGAAAATGACCGAACCTCTCATCTACGAACTTTCATCTCCCGGTCGCGTCGGCATAGCCCTGCCTGAGCCGGACGTGCCTCTGGCCGAGTTGCCTGCCGGGCTGGTGCGCGACGCCGACTCGTTGGATTTGCCCGAAGTGTCGCAATTGGACGTGGTGCGCCACTTCAACCACCTTTCGATTTTGAACCACTCGATTGATCGCGGTTTCTACCCGCTCGGCTCTTGCACCATGAAGTACAACCCGCGCCTCAATGAAGACACGGCCCGCCTGCCGGGCTTTGCCTTCTCACATCCTTTGCAAGACCCCGGCACGGCTCAGGGCAACCTGGCCCTGATGTATCAATTGCAGGAATGGTTGAAAGAGATCGGCGGGTTTGTTGCGGTGACGTTGCAACCGGCGGCGGGCGCGCACGGTGAGTTCACCGGCATTCTGATGATGCGCGCCTATCACCTGGATCGGGACGACACGGCCCGCAAGAAGATTCTGATTCCCAATTCGGCGCACGGTACCAACCCGGCCAGCACGACTATGAGCGGCCTCGAAGTCGTCGAACTGCCGTCGGACGACCGGGGCAACATTGACCTTGAGGCGCTTCGCAACGCCTGCGGCCCGGACGTGGTTGGCCTGATGATCACCAATCCCAACACGCTCGGCCTGTTTGAGGAACACATCGAGCAGGTGGTGAAGCTGGTTCACGAGTGCGGCGGCCTTGTTTATGGCGACGGGGCGAACATGAATGCCATCGTCGGCGTGGCCCGCCCCGGCGACCTGGGCTTCGACGTAATGCACTACAACCTGCACAAGACGTTTTCCACCCCGCACGGCGGCGGCGGCCCGGGCAGCGGGCCGGTGGGCGTGTCTGAGCGGCTCAAAGATTTTCTGCCCGCGCCTCTCATCGGCATTGTCGAAGAAGGCGACGACGACGAGCCGCCACTGTATGGCTTCGTCACGCCCAAGAAGAGCATCGGACGAGTGAAGGCCTTCAACGGCCAGTTTGGCATGCACGTCCGCGCTTACACTTACATTCGCGTTCACGGCGCGTCTGGCCTGCGAGAGAACTCGGAAGCGGCGGTGCTGAACGCCAATTACCTGCTGGCCAAACTCAAGGGCGCTTACAAAGTCGCTTATGATCGCGTTTGCATGCACGAGTTCGTGCTGGAAGGCCACTGGGCCGACGCGCCCGACGTTCACGCCCTCGACATCAGCAAGCGGCTGATGGACTTCGGCATCCACCCGCCGACCAACTACTTCCCCCTCATCGTCAAAGAGGCGCTGATGATCGAGCCGACCGAGACCGAGAGCAAGGAGACGCTCGACCAGTTTGCCGAAGCGATGCTGGTGATTGCCAGGGAAGCGCACGAAAGCCCGGAAGTGCTCAAGACCGCGCCGCACGTCACGCCCGTGGCCCGGCTTGACGAGGTGCGGGCCGCGAAGGAGTTGGTGCTGTGTTGCCGGCCAATACCTGAGTGGGCGGAGTAA